From Helicoverpa zea isolate HzStark_Cry1AcR chromosome 23, ilHelZeax1.1, whole genome shotgun sequence, one genomic window encodes:
- the LOC124642041 gene encoding lateral signaling target protein 2 homolog, with the protein MRLLYKTGPMESLRKWFYKPKRDDRSLLAQFFFADDALNMVAAELDSFDGRKDPERCSTLVNQLRHAQDRVLNITSQIMDQLLGDERVARGFRVKFPEDVLQDNLAGQLWFGAECLAAGSSIMNREEESAAMRPLAKALTRSLETVRSLLREQCLRPRGMALSQHDDMLHESLRIFDRLFAEFELCYVSAMVNVKTPHEFEAQQLICVLFSESLRRALKQNLLTQEQVDSYDPALMFAVPRLAIVSGLLIYSSGPLSIDKSPEEMSDMFRPFRTLLHKIRSLLWTLDRRELLALERLLCTNEDISNLAALDLPNDPESSNDWSCPYPDLGEFVSRFYADHANCRDLYSHQSSTEPIITDGDYLPDNIEVMTPIIDGLRRLSEGTDPADHLSEHDTNKTSRHYSDTTSTDTFQTTDSREYIDRTRKTSKAESSDLSSLRNLSTNGLMMFDPLVINAVSASTSDTNRQLPDHDLVTSLNEQVTEIADRLSSIAASDVDIIDHNHSFSTNDVPTLISTDDSGAYGFSGPRNEQLSCLPSTSHGYLIPNAISHEPAVLSSLSHNNSAVFNQEDESGSELNGAMLNSDLPLIIPDNIDADIVNTNISIANANLSSLLLTNEEYNTLESEAADDDNTSFHSAKRTLDAEDERVKFMLGYESDHESPVDSGVSTENTSLDRSPDTDQSKDIKDNHFMQQNRVLKSPDAEADDDKHTKNTLESSFSDVNNDVTVNINYVEDESSKNEAGASSSIMDKVINRLSSDEEGLNEATNVNSEARRVLHDWGANATEEEYRTIDEVITELRRHRESDKKISSLVDEDNNVSSNADVGPSQCSSRPKKSRKANTKIKKKKSKIWSRGMVILDNRSTQNENSPLRLNLDHFVDESGTSCGASECADDEQIALALQAQELAARQHARGKFKSSEDLIHRLFVCIAGVADQLQTNFAADLRNILKSVFLMNQSPDPPEPVDEKPPAIEYEATEDQVIQNGSSFDSVYSAEEVYADSASDSTSDGSGRVPRRSADAEPPVPPEPQRRKSVDAGHNLQASVSTGDLTYREEQAPAPERLPEWVPDIAAPACMRCAAHFTAFRRRHHCRNCGKVFCASCSSNSIPLPRYGQLKPVRVCDECFRSIASHCRRPQPSQYR; encoded by the exons GACAGAGTACTGAACATCACAAGTCAGATAATGGACCAGTTGCTGGGTGACGAGCGGGTGGCACGAGGCTTCCGAGTCAAGTTCCCAGAAGACGTCCTGCAAGACAACCTGGCTGGACAGCTTTGGTTTGGAGCTGAG TGCCTAGCCGCGGGCTCCTCGATAATGAATCGCGAGGAGGAATCGGCGGCCATGCGTCCGTTGGCAAAGGCGCTCACTCGAAGCTTGGAGACTGTTCGATCTCTGCTGCGAGAGCAGTGCCTCAGGCCTCGAGGCATGGCACTGTCGCAACATGACGATATGCTGCACGAGAGCCTTAGGATATTTGACAG GTTGTTCGCGGAGTTCGAACTATGCTACGTCAGCGCTATGGTGAATGTTAAGACACCGCACGAGTTTGAAGCGCAACAACTCATCTGCGTTCTGTTCTCCGAGAGCTTGAGGCGGGCGCTCAAACAGAACTTGCTCACTCAAGAACAG GTGGATTCATACGACCCTGCCCTTATGTTCGCCGTGCCGAGGCTGGCTATAGTCAGCGGATTGCTGATATACTCCAGCGGACCACTTAGCATTGATAAATCACCAG AGGAGATGTCGGACATGTTCCGTCCGTTCCGCACGCTGCTGCACAAGATCCGGTCGCTGCTGTGGACGCTGGACCGCCGCGAGCTGCTCGCGCTCGAGCGGCTGCTCTGCACCAACGAGGACATCTCCAACCTGGCCGCGTTAGACCTGCCCAACG ACCCTGAATCGTCAAACGACTGGTCATGTCCCTACCCAGACTTGGGAGAGTTTGTGTCGAGATTCTACGCCGACCACGCTAACTGCCGCGACTTATACTCGCATCAAAG CTCAACAGAACCGATAATAACGGACGGCGACTATCTGCCCGACAATATAGAAGTGATGACTCCCATCATCGACGGCTTACGTCGTCTCAGCGAGGGCACCGACCCCGCCGACCATCTCTCCGAACACGACACCAACAAGACCTCGCGACACTACTCCGATACAACCAGCACTGACACATTCCAAACTACAGACAGCAGAGAATACATCGATAGAACAAGAAAAACCAGCAAAGCCGAAAGCAGCGACCTCTCTTCTCTAAGAAACTTGTCCACAAACGGCCTAATGATGTTCGATCCTTTAGTCATTAACGCCGTCTCTGCTTCCACTAGTGATACTAACAGACAGTTGCCCGATCACGATCTAGTGACGTCATTAAACGAACAAGTCACAGAAATCGCTGATCGATTGTCCTCGATAGCTGCTAGTGATGTCGATATTATCGATCATAATCACTCGTTTTCGACTAATGATGTCCCTACACTCATATCGACTGATGATTCGGGGGCGTACGGATTTTCTGGACCAAGGAATGAGCAGTTAAGCTGTTTGCCTTCAACGAGTCACGGGTATTTGATACCGAATGCTATCAGTCACGAACCAGCGGTACTGTCCTCTCTATCACATAATAACTCTGCGGTTTTTAACCAAGAAGATGAATCCGGCAGCGAACTTAACGGTGCAATGCTAAACTCTGATCTCCCGCTCATTATCCCTGACAATATTGACGCGGACATTGTAAATACTAATATATCGATAGCTAACGCTAATTTAAGTTCTCTGCTACTAACCAATGAGGAGTATAATACTTTAGAAAGCGAAgcggctgatgatgataatacaAGTTTCCATTCAGCTAAGAGGACGTTAGACGCTGAGGATGAAAGAGTTAAGTTTATGTTAGGTTACGAGAGCGACCACGAGTCCCCGGTCGACTCGGGCGTCAGTACTGAGAACACTAGTTTAGATAGATCGCCCGACACCGACCAGAGTAAAGATATCAAAGACAATCATTTCATGCAACAAAACAGGGTACTAAAAAGTCCGGATGCTGAGGCGGATGACGACAAACACACCAAAAACACGCTAGAGAGTTCCTTTTCCGATGTAAATAATGACGTTactgtaaatattaattatgtggAAGACGAGAGCAGTAAGAACGAAGCTGGGGCGTCTTCATCTATAATGGATAAGGTTATCAATAGGTTAAGTTCTGACGAGGAAGGGTTGAATGAGGCGACTAATGTAAATAGCGAGGCAAGAAGAGTTCTCCATGATTGGGGTGCAAACGCTACTGAAGAAGAATATAGAACGATCGATGAAGTGATTACAGAGTTGAGAAGGCATAGAGAGTCTGATAAGAAGATTAGTTCGCTAGTTGACGAAGACAATAATGTTAGTTCTAACGCCGATGTTGGCCCGTCCCAATGTAGCAGCCGGCCCAAGAAGAGTCGGAAGGCTAATACTAAGATTAAGAAGAAAAAGAGTAAGATATGGTCGCGTGGTATGGTGATATTAGATAACCGCTCGACGCAGAACGAAAATAGCCCTTTGAGATTGAATTTGGATCATTTTGTTGATGAGAG tggTACATCTTGCGGTGCGTCAGAATGCGCGGACGACGAACAAATAGCTCTCGCTTTACAAGCGCAGGAACTCGCCGCCAGACAACATGCAAGAGGGAAGTTCAA atcaaGTGAAGACCTAATCCACCGTCTCTTCGTGTGCATAGCGGGAGTCGCGGACCAGTTACAGACAAATTTCGCGGCCGACTTACGAAACATACTGAAGTCTGTCTTCCTGATGAACCAGTCGCCCGACCCGCCTGAGCCGGTGGACGAGAAGCCGCCGGCTATAGAGTATGAGGCTACTGAGGACCAGGTCATACAGAATG GCAGCTCATTCGACAGCGTGTATTCAGCAGAAGAAGTGTACGCTGACAGCGCATCAGACAGCACGTCGGACGGCAGCGGCCGCGTTCCGCGACGGAGCGCGGACGCCGAGCCGCCCGTCCCGCCCGAGCCGCAGCGACGCAAGAGTGTGGATGCGGGACATAATTTGCAGGCTTCTGTGTCTACTGGAGATCTTACTTATAG GGAGGAGCAAGCGCCAGCGCCAGAGCGTTTACCCGAGTGGGTGCCCGACATCGCGGCGCCCGCCTGCATGCGATGTGCCGCACACTTCACCGCCTTTCGCCGCCGACATCACTGCCGCAACTGTG GGAAAGTATTCTGCGCATCATGTAGCTCAAACTCAATTCCTTTACCCCGATACGGGCAGTTGAAACCGGTTCGTGTCTGTGACGAGTGCTTTCGCTCCATCGCCAGCCACTGCCGCCGGCCGCAGCCCTCGCAGTATCGGTGA